Proteins encoded by one window of Miscanthus floridulus cultivar M001 unplaced genomic scaffold, ASM1932011v1 os_972_1_2, whole genome shotgun sequence:
- the LOC136535475 gene encoding uncharacterized protein produces MATPHYAYLVMKMPVERGVLSLRANIAIAYACERESLDLDLSANMDNCLATSKEVPMEEQEIPMMEAPRAATKAKETKEVDLSIGNKNKTTKIGANLDPK; encoded by the coding sequence atggctactCCGCACTATGCATACTTGGTCATGAAGATGCCGGTGGAACGAGGAGTCTTGAGCCTACGCGCCAACATCGCCATCGCCTATGCTTGCGAAAGAGAGAGCCTTGACCTTGATCTTTCTGCAAACATGGACAACTGTCTCGCCACATCTAAGGAGGTACCCATGGAAGAGCAGGAGATTCCGATGATGGAAGCACCCCGAGCAGCTACAAAGGCCAAGGAGACCAAGGAGGTGGACCTCAGTATTGGCAACAagaacaagaccaccaagatcGGGGCcaatctcgaccccaaatag